Below is a window of Brassica napus cultivar Da-Ae chromosome A5, Da-Ae, whole genome shotgun sequence DNA.
AACAAAGTTATCAGTTCTAAAGCTGGTCAAATACAATCTATAGGAACAGGTAAGTGATATGTTTACCCTTTATTTGGTTCCAAATTTTCAATAACTCTTCGGATCTTGGGTATAGAAGGATCCAACTGTTCCTGagttgatattaaaaatattaatgtgaGATTAATTTTTGATATACAGTCTAAAGGTCTGATATGATGGGAAGTggaatcaaatattttaattaaacgGCATAGAACTATGTACTGTATCATGATAAAGTTGGCACTAATTTTGGGTTAAACATTTAGAGATACCTTGTAGAAAGAGAGGAGTTGAACAATCAGGTCGATGAAATGGTCACCATATCTCTCCATCTCCCCACTTGAGTATCAATCCATGGCAAAAATACAGATCACATTCAAAGTAATCAAGGAAGCAGGGTTCTTTGCATAGTGAAGATAAGACATACCTCACTTGTATTTCCTTTTGTTGATCAAATCTAGACTGTATAATCCAGGTATCTTCCAAAAATTTGATCCACTTATTTACAACATCTGCCTCTACCCGGCATGAACATATCGAACGAGTTAGCTCGTCTTCCTAAAAGGTTAGCCAGCCAAACATCAAGAACTATTCTTATTGGCTACTTAATATGTTATCATATTGCTTATGTTCCATCTAAGCTGATTAGAACAAGTAAGTAGTTAAGTTACCTTCGACTTCAAGTGCAAAAGAATTTCATTACTTGCATTATCAAActgctctctttcttctctcgcATTGCGAAGGCGAGCCCGAACAGATGTTATTGAGGTGTTgaccttaaaaaaaaacaaattatgaccTACAAATCTAAAACTCTACCAGTTCAGTAAATTGCTAGTGTATGAGTTCTTATGGAAGTTACCCTTTGCAGCTCAGTTTCAAGATCATCCTTCAAGATCTCAAGTTTTTTTAATTCTGCCTCTACATCCTGAAAAAGAATGTATAATAACATGAAAACAGAACATCCAAAGCACTGTGccaatatttgattaaaaaggTTAAAAGAGATTATGGGTTGCAAACCTTCTCCTGCTGGCTGACTTCAGTAGTTTTGGAAAGTCGGAAACTAAGAGCTTCTTCTTTCTGACTTCTGCTTTTAGATATGGAAATAAAGATAGATGTGAATGTACTATGATAGTATAGGAAGCAGGTAGCAGTTTAGACTACCAGGTTACATTTGCTCTCTCACCTATGATCCACGATTCTGTCTTCAGCTTTAGAGGTAGAACTGAGTAAAGATTCTGACAGAACTTTTAGTTTATCAACCTATAAGTTACACATTTAAATGCGAAATTAGGTACATGAGGTCAGTGcaataatagtaaaaaaaacgGAGTTCGGTTCTGAGTTGTGTGCAGTTTTCACCTTCTCACTGTGGAGTTGAAGGGTGTCACCATTTCTTAGTGATTTTTTCTTTAGCAAGAGTGCTTCTAGCTTAGAAAAAGTGCGAACTTGCTCAAGAATTTCTCGGAGAGCCTGCAGCAGCAACCCCAAGGTTTTAGTGCATCCCACAGAGATTGATccagaaatatattaaaatacttagaaaataaaatagtgcAATAAAGATTCTCCCAAACCGTTCTAAACAAGATAGGTAAAAGCAACACTGAGACCAGATCTAATGTGAGACTTAGAGCGAACAACGAGGCAGTGTAAAGTAGGAGAGATAATCTCACCTCGGTTGATGCAGCATTGGTTCCAACGGTTTTTGAACTATCGTCATTCGAAGCCTGCTCAAGAACCTTGACCTTCGTCTTATCAAGTTTCTCCATCAGAGCATGGGATTCGATATCTATTCTGAGCCAGTCACAAATGAGAATTTGAAACGAGATTAGTAAATAAGACATAGACACACATGAATATTTAGAGTGTGTGTAAAAAAGGGTTATGATCCAATAATACCTTGCAAGATCAGCACTGATTTTTAGCCCTCCGATTGCACTTTGGACATATTGAAGAAGTTCCTCACGCTTTGcctagaaacaaaaaataattccaGAAAGAGGCATTACAGAGTGCAAGATTTCTAATGGTTTGTTCAATAACATTTAAATCCAGTGAGCTTGTTCAATTTGCTAGACAAAACACgtgtcctatgagatttatcaagACTGGAAAGGAAGATAGCCTAGGTGACAAAACACATCCTTACCAAAACTTCATCCTTGTATTTCGAAAACACAGTAGCTAACTCCTGCACATTTTGAATTACTGCTTCGTGAACTTCCTTCTCTCCTGACAAACAGAGCCTGTATGTATCAACCAATGTCAATACTCGAAAAATAACTAAAGTAATAGTTTCAGTGGGAAATAAAgcatcacccaaacagttccAGAAGCAGCTGGACTTCTTCTTCGTTTGGTGCTTCCAGAATCtgatttaaagaaaaaagagttaaaaaaaaactacggttAAACTCAGTGTATCTCACCAATTAAAACTCAGCTTGGTGTTTCTTCTGTtgcaagttttatttttaaatgtaaataaagaAGAATTTGAGCGTTGGaccctaagagcatgattaatggggaGTTCTTAGGGTGGAGGTTCTTAGCGTAATATAACCGTCTCTAAACTTTTAGCTAAAAAAGTTAGGAACCGGTTCttaataatcatgctctaatacaaaAGCATGGCACAACTAGTCTACCACATTTGGTAGTTCCTATAGCAATGTTTAAAAAACTAAGGTTAAACTCAGTGTATCTCACCAATAAAAACTCAGCTTGGTGTTTCTTCTGTtgcaagttttttttaaaatgtaaataaagaaGAATTTGACTGTTGGaccctaagagcatgattaatatAACCGTCTctaaacttttaactaaaaaagctaagaaccggt
It encodes the following:
- the LOC106454679 gene encoding LOW QUALITY PROTEIN: polyamine-modulated factor 1-binding protein 1 (The sequence of the model RefSeq protein was modified relative to this genomic sequence to represent the inferred CDS: inserted 2 bases in 1 codon), which codes for MSWLRSAVHKAVEVGGQNPITRTVRGYAGSVVLTAGNAVSGGAKLIQDRIGSRNVKSFTLAVKRLEEVSVSSRGGERVQLLRRWLVALREIERMTSSENVEDQNQPSSEEAKDSPKTLTTVYYVDPGLPGEPMTFRDVFLHSEALEGMVLSMILEAPNEEEVQLLLELFGLCLSGEKEVHEAVIQNVQELATVFSKYKDEVLAKREELLQYVQSAIGGLKISADLARIDIESHALMEKLDKTKVKVLEQASNDDSSKTVGTNAASTEALREILEQVRTFSKLEALLLKKKSLRNGDTLQLHSEKVDKLKVLSESLLSSTSKAEDRIVDHRSQKEEALSFRLSKTTEVSQQEKDVEAELKKLEILKDDLETELQRVNTSITSVRARLRNAREEREQFDNASNEILLHLKSKEDELTRSICSCRVEADVVNKWIKFLEDTWIIQSRFDQQKEIQVSGEMERYGDHFIDLIVQLLSFYKEQLDPSIPKIRRVIENLEPNKGLEAEKKIDDKDAKPIDSRKQLEKEYLDLEAKFVTTLSVVDAMKKPFYSQTEGISRKDDKRVKELFEALDKTKQEFESIERPLLDIESPARTSSSSRSPSLKTTLDTPLSDTVPKKLADVDSPDSKKGSSEKEDLAKNQLELELDDGEELLADEINDWEFDALDXTLISKTNSCFITFFKDDRGRWREYIVI